From Fibrobacterota bacterium, the proteins below share one genomic window:
- a CDS encoding fibro-slime domain-containing protein has protein sequence MPRPRSIFLCLSAAIQFMAHGASAQTMPTDSLGGKTVHVFLPSPGIDTLWIENLNIPMKIDAQYWYSYTFTHAGFYDYQDGFYFSNPSHNLLFSKSGLGAAEAPRFLLSDFHGSKEIWIIADPTGPATAPPIIMTSAPKTVNILNPWPATAPKLIYGAKTRNMTTVSGHCGWFSALILDTTLAKGHFAEIGGAEAFGKSGFGSTEDYDFTFLFAQKGPALWLNTEDNSWTGTWPNLEGTCQYMLAMTVRDFSQAHPDFDFGSLTGNHLMKGVVQPVLGADHRPVLNPANAAQDPAIAFSHFEDWWATDSTRADPLKDYESCYDLPMSKSNDGLWEYDSYRDGQDHGFWPAEGAGKNRFSETMASCYLKPLPDTSTWVTGGPQRNGNFCAESHASFTYETGQHFAFRGNDDIWVFINGKLVVDLGGVHAPMSDSIDLDKLGLTPNKTYAWDFFQCNREPCGSALRIKTSIYFKQALPLYGIAMPGSAPGSVSIEIWKRARGNGSCASIGTKTDSLKATNLTYQLFDAAGKLVKELANGHTYYGGITIAEPVIALDTSKLIPDSSLTAGDSYRLVAFEAAYPTVEVGVTFRVPSAASVLKRIRVPAEGSLRKPRYRNALGRRVPASEKAIHPSWNR, from the coding sequence ATGCCGCGACCCCGCTCCATCTTCCTTTGCCTATCCGCCGCCATCCAGTTCATGGCGCATGGGGCTTCCGCCCAAACGATGCCCACGGACAGCTTGGGCGGGAAAACCGTGCACGTATTCCTCCCCAGCCCCGGCATCGATACCCTATGGATCGAAAACCTGAATATCCCGATGAAGATCGACGCCCAGTACTGGTATTCCTACACCTTCACCCATGCGGGCTTCTACGATTACCAGGACGGATTCTATTTCTCCAACCCGTCCCATAATCTGCTTTTTTCCAAGTCCGGACTAGGGGCCGCCGAGGCGCCGCGTTTCCTGCTCTCCGATTTCCACGGTAGCAAGGAAATCTGGATCATAGCGGACCCGACCGGTCCCGCCACCGCGCCGCCGATCATCATGACCTCGGCGCCGAAGACCGTGAACATCCTGAATCCCTGGCCCGCCACGGCGCCGAAATTGATCTACGGCGCCAAGACGCGGAATATGACGACGGTGTCCGGGCATTGCGGTTGGTTCTCGGCCCTGATATTGGACACGACCCTGGCCAAGGGCCATTTCGCCGAGATCGGCGGCGCCGAGGCGTTCGGGAAGAGCGGGTTCGGCAGCACCGAAGACTACGATTTCACCTTCCTGTTCGCGCAAAAGGGGCCGGCGCTTTGGCTGAACACCGAGGACAATTCCTGGACCGGGACTTGGCCCAACCTGGAAGGAACCTGCCAATACATGCTGGCGATGACGGTGCGCGATTTCAGCCAGGCCCATCCGGATTTCGATTTCGGCAGCCTGACCGGAAACCATTTGATGAAGGGCGTGGTACAGCCGGTTCTCGGGGCGGATCACAGGCCGGTCCTCAACCCGGCCAATGCCGCCCAGGATCCCGCCATCGCGTTCAGCCATTTCGAAGATTGGTGGGCCACCGATTCGACGCGGGCGGATCCCTTGAAGGATTATGAAAGCTGTTACGATTTGCCCATGAGCAAGAGCAACGACGGCTTATGGGAATACGACAGCTACCGGGACGGCCAGGACCATGGCTTCTGGCCCGCGGAAGGGGCCGGGAAGAACCGCTTCAGCGAGACCATGGCTTCCTGCTACCTGAAGCCGCTCCCGGATACCTCCACCTGGGTGACCGGAGGCCCGCAACGCAACGGCAATTTCTGCGCCGAGTCCCATGCGAGCTTTACATATGAAACCGGGCAGCATTTCGCGTTCCGGGGGAACGATGACATTTGGGTGTTCATCAACGGTAAGCTGGTGGTCGATCTGGGAGGCGTGCATGCGCCCATGTCCGATTCCATCGATCTGGACAAGCTCGGCCTCACCCCCAACAAGACCTACGCTTGGGACTTCTTCCAATGCAATCGAGAGCCCTGCGGCTCAGCCTTGCGCATCAAGACTTCCATCTACTTCAAGCAAGCGCTTCCTTTATACGGGATCGCGATGCCCGGATCCGCCCCCGGGTCCGTAAGCATAGAGATTTGGAAACGCGCCCGCGGAAACGGTTCCTGCGCTTCCATTGGGACGAAGACGGACAGCCTGAAAGCGACTAACCTCACCTACCAGCTCTTCGACGCCGCGGGCAAGTTGGTCAAGGAGCTGGCCAACGGCCATACCTATTACGGAGGGATCACCATCGCCGAACCGGTCATCGCGCTGGACACCTCCAAGCTGATCCCCGACAGCAGCCTTACCGCCGGAGACAGCTATCGTTTGGTCGCGTTCGAGGCCGCCTATCCTACGGTCGAGGTCGGCGTGACCTTCCGGGTCCCGTCCGCCGCATCGGTTCTGAAACGGATCCGGGTTCCCGCGGAAGGATCCCTTCGCAAACCCCGGTACCGAAACGCCCTAGGCCGTAGGGTTCCTGCTTCCGAAAAGGCCATCCACCCTAGTTGGAACCGGTAG
- a CDS encoding PQQ-dependent sugar dehydrogenase: protein MRFLPRLCFVFSAAALAARADFTSSSCPGVQLSADDFEVAELFNKQGSGQAAKDSALSEPVHMDVRVVNDASGKYDHSDIVFVQRTGDMKWYDGAAKTVKSMGHIDVHSGPGSQGDNGLMGVAFDPAFETNRYLYAWYSPLQTVYPDFSPGGQNRQLRLSRFTVKSDNTLDMANEKILINILGNRTDSWNSGGPMQFDAYGDLWVAVGTNGSDVDPTACDAGGNVLSKTDSVQSAEWGASDTHSLRGGFFRIHPDDSPKGYSIPKGNFGEYWADQYAMQGLSTLSSQYRDTSKVLPEVYVKGERSNFSVAVHPTKRWLAWGSSNYGSALDEFNIVSHPAFAGFPYFHGDNLRVCDNGKNADAPLNTSPLNSGVTDLPPAVPGAINGLTNIAIGGPIYAFDPSLDNDFKFPPHFDDTWLMAGFDGGLWGVKVDSTESAPHTVGAPIKLDGDGIFKNFPIRNFIQGMYGKDGALYILNYDGLPYQSGVNPGAFRVTYKGACRVPAAAKRTGRPRPEIRIDPMGIAVTETGPHLVSLYGLDGRRVWSDQGIGSRTYRFRDIPGRAGIRAGVYLALVRTPNGEYSRPISLF, encoded by the coding sequence ATGAGGTTCTTACCGCGCCTTTGCTTCGTCTTCTCCGCGGCCGCCCTTGCTGCCCGCGCCGATTTTACCTCCTCCTCATGTCCGGGCGTCCAGTTAAGCGCGGACGATTTCGAGGTCGCCGAACTATTCAACAAGCAAGGCAGCGGACAAGCCGCGAAGGACTCCGCCCTATCCGAGCCGGTCCATATGGACGTGCGCGTGGTGAATGACGCGTCCGGAAAATATGATCACAGCGACATCGTCTTCGTGCAACGCACGGGAGACATGAAATGGTACGACGGGGCCGCGAAGACCGTGAAATCGATGGGCCATATCGACGTCCATTCGGGACCCGGTTCGCAGGGCGACAATGGGCTGATGGGCGTGGCCTTCGATCCCGCGTTCGAAACCAACCGCTACCTCTACGCCTGGTATAGCCCCCTCCAAACCGTTTACCCGGATTTCTCGCCTGGCGGGCAAAACCGGCAATTGCGGCTCTCCCGTTTCACGGTGAAATCGGACAATACCTTGGACATGGCCAACGAGAAGATCCTCATCAACATCCTGGGTAATCGCACCGACAGTTGGAATAGCGGCGGCCCCATGCAATTCGACGCTTACGGGGATTTGTGGGTCGCGGTCGGCACCAACGGAAGCGATGTGGATCCCACCGCATGCGATGCGGGAGGCAACGTGCTGTCTAAAACCGATAGCGTGCAAAGCGCGGAATGGGGCGCTTCGGATACGCACAGCCTCCGCGGCGGCTTCTTCCGCATCCATCCCGACGATTCGCCCAAAGGCTACTCCATACCGAAGGGGAACTTCGGCGAGTACTGGGCCGATCAGTATGCGATGCAAGGCCTTTCCACCTTGTCCTCGCAGTATCGCGATACCTCCAAGGTGCTGCCGGAAGTGTACGTAAAGGGCGAGCGCAGCAACTTCTCCGTCGCGGTGCATCCCACCAAACGTTGGTTGGCATGGGGTTCGTCGAACTACGGCAGCGCACTCGATGAATTCAACATCGTCAGCCATCCTGCCTTCGCCGGGTTCCCCTATTTCCACGGCGACAATCTCCGCGTCTGCGACAACGGGAAGAACGCGGACGCGCCTCTCAATACCTCGCCGTTGAACAGCGGCGTAACCGATCTGCCCCCGGCCGTTCCCGGCGCCATCAACGGGTTGACGAACATCGCCATCGGCGGGCCCATCTACGCCTTCGACCCATCGCTGGACAACGATTTCAAATTCCCTCCCCACTTCGACGATACCTGGCTGATGGCGGGATTCGACGGGGGGCTCTGGGGCGTGAAGGTGGATTCCACCGAGTCCGCCCCGCATACGGTAGGCGCGCCCATCAAATTGGATGGGGACGGCATTTTCAAGAATTTTCCCATCCGCAATTTCATCCAGGGCATGTACGGCAAGGATGGCGCGCTTTACATCCTGAACTACGACGGCTTGCCTTATCAATCCGGCGTCAACCCCGGAGCCTTCCGGGTGACCTACAAAGGCGCCTGCCGGGTCCCCGCCGCCGCGAAACGAACGGGGCGCCCTCGCCCGGAAATCCGGATCGATCCGATGGGTATCGCCGTTACCGAAACCGGGCCCCACTTGGTCTCCCTTTACGGCCTCGATGGACGCCGCGTTTGGAGCGACCAAGGAATAGGGTCTAGAACCTATCGGTTCAGGGATATCCCCGGCCGCGCCGGGATCCGCGCGGGCGTCTATCTGGCTCTGGTCAGGACGCCCAACGGGGAATACTCCCGCCCCATTTCCCTATTCTGA